A window of the Pseudomonas furukawaii genome harbors these coding sequences:
- a CDS encoding UDP-glucose 4-epimerase family protein yields MMHALLLTGGTGFVGGALLDRLLSDCRYSPVVAVRRQICSFRSGLKTMEVGDISGVTNWQNALAGVKVVVHAAARAHVLSEESSDPLYEFRRVNVEGTLSLARQAVDSGVERFIFLSSIGVNGNITARPFTEDDIPDPKESYAISKYEAELGLRELSKETGMQLVIIRPPLVYGPNAPGNFNRLIRAVDSGVPLPLGCINNQRSLVALDNLVDLIVTCIDHPAAANQTFLVSDGEDLSTTELLRRMATALGKPARLLPVPSWLLEAGASMLGKKALSQRLCGSLQVDISKTRELLGWTPPLSVDAALRKTAAHFLEHRTH; encoded by the coding sequence ATTATGCATGCCTTGCTGCTGACTGGGGGAACTGGATTTGTAGGAGGGGCTCTGCTCGATAGGTTGCTGAGTGACTGCCGTTATTCCCCTGTTGTCGCTGTTCGTCGCCAGATTTGTAGTTTTCGATCCGGCTTGAAGACTATGGAGGTGGGGGATATTTCGGGAGTTACTAATTGGCAGAATGCCCTTGCTGGTGTAAAGGTCGTTGTGCATGCCGCTGCGCGAGCTCATGTGCTTTCTGAAGAATCCTCTGACCCTCTTTATGAGTTTCGCCGTGTCAACGTTGAGGGAACATTGAGTCTTGCACGACAAGCAGTGGATTCTGGAGTTGAGCGTTTTATATTCTTAAGTTCAATCGGGGTTAATGGTAATATAACGGCTCGACCTTTTACTGAGGATGATATCCCTGATCCCAAGGAGAGCTATGCGATCTCAAAATATGAGGCGGAGTTGGGATTGCGTGAATTATCGAAAGAAACTGGTATGCAGCTCGTAATAATTAGGCCTCCGCTCGTATATGGCCCCAATGCTCCAGGTAATTTCAATCGTCTGATTCGGGCCGTCGACAGTGGGGTCCCGTTGCCGTTGGGGTGTATTAATAACCAGCGCAGTCTGGTTGCCCTGGATAATCTGGTTGATCTGATCGTGACCTGTATCGATCATCCTGCAGCGGCGAACCAGACCTTCCTGGTCAGCGATGGCGAGGATCTTTCGACTACGGAGTTGTTGCGCCGTATGGCCACTGCCTTGGGTAAGCCCGCGCGCTTGTTGCCGGTTCCGAGTTGGTTGCTGGAGGCGGGGGCTTCGATGTTGGGCAAGAAGGCGCTTTCCCAACGACTGTGTGGCTCGTTGCAGGTCGATATCAGCAAGACAAGAGAGTTGTTGGGGTGGACGCCGCCGCTCAGCGTCGATGCAGCTCTTCGTAAAACGGCAGCGCACTTTCTGGAGCATCGCACGCATTGA
- a CDS encoding MraY family glycosyltransferase: protein MTIWWLLPALAGVSLILTGALRRYALARSLMDIPNGRSSHSVPTPRGGGVAIVISFLVALPLLASIGVLAWPVMWALLGAGGWIALVGFLDDHGHIAARWRLLAHFIGAGWALGWLGGLPPLVIFGFDLELGWLGYALAAFYLVWLLNLYNFMDGIDGIASVEAICVCLGGSLLYLLLGESAAALAPLFLAVAVGGFLFWNFPPARIFMGDAGSGFLGIALGVLSLQAAWVAPQLLWSWLILLGVFIVDATWTLFRRLLRGDKVYEAHRSHAYQYASRKFGKHLPVTLAVAALNLFWLLPIALWVGLGGVDGALGLLVAYLPLACLAVRFKAGKRE from the coding sequence ATGACGATTTGGTGGTTGCTGCCGGCTTTGGCCGGCGTTTCTCTGATCTTGACGGGTGCCTTGCGCCGTTATGCCCTGGCGCGCAGCCTGATGGATATTCCCAATGGTCGCAGTTCGCACTCGGTGCCTACGCCGCGCGGCGGTGGTGTGGCTATTGTGATCAGCTTTCTCGTGGCGTTGCCCTTGCTGGCGTCAATCGGTGTGTTGGCCTGGCCGGTGATGTGGGCACTGCTGGGGGCAGGCGGCTGGATCGCCCTGGTGGGATTTCTCGATGACCATGGGCATATCGCGGCGCGCTGGCGGTTGTTGGCGCATTTCATCGGTGCGGGTTGGGCGCTGGGCTGGTTGGGTGGTTTACCGCCGCTGGTGATCTTCGGCTTCGATCTGGAGTTGGGGTGGCTGGGGTATGCGCTGGCGGCGTTTTATCTGGTCTGGCTGCTGAATCTGTACAACTTCATGGATGGCATCGATGGTATCGCCAGCGTCGAGGCGATCTGCGTGTGCCTGGGCGGTTCTTTGCTTTACCTGTTGTTGGGCGAAAGTGCTGCAGCACTGGCACCCTTGTTCCTGGCGGTCGCCGTGGGGGGCTTCCTGTTCTGGAACTTCCCGCCAGCGCGCATTTTCATGGGGGATGCGGGTAGTGGCTTCCTCGGAATTGCATTGGGCGTGCTTTCTCTTCAAGCGGCTTGGGTTGCACCCCAGTTGCTCTGGAGTTGGTTGATCCTGCTGGGGGTGTTCATCGTCGACGCCACCTGGACGCTGTTCCGCAGACTGCTCCGGGGTGACAAGGTGTACGAGGCGCATCGCAGTCATGCTTATCAGTACGCATCGCGCAAGTTTGGCAAGCATTTGCCAGTGACGCTGGCGGTCGCGGCGCTGAACCTTTTCTGGTTGCTGCCCATTGCGCTCTGGGTCGGGTTAGGCGGCGTGGATGGCGCGCTCGGGTTGTTGGTCGCATACCTGCCTCTGGCGTGTCTGGCGGTGAGGTTCAAGGCTGGGAAGCGAGAGTAG
- a CDS encoding polysaccharide biosynthesis protein gives MQVITDVVLVWTALWLAFLVRLGTDNLIHPWGGHLWLFVAAPVIAIPLFVKFGMYRAVMRYFGNDALLVIAKAVTLSALLLSLVVYWYRDAPLTVPRSLVFIYWWLSLILLGGLRLVMRQYFMGDWFSASQTMPFMNRDDGLPKVAIYGAGAAGNQLVGALRMGRAMRPVAFIDDDSGIAGRVIAGLRVFKPKHIQQLIDETGAQEILLAIPSASRGRRREVLEFLEQFPLHVRSIPGFMDLASGRVQVDDIQEVDITDLLGRDAVPPRQELFERCIRGQTVMVTGAGGSIGSELCRQIMASAPTTLLLLEHSEFNLYSIHAELEQRIERESLPLRLVPILGSIRNPDRLLDIMRTWQVNTVYHAAAYKHVPMVEHNIAEGVLNNVMGTLYTAQAAVRAGVEHFVLISTDKAVRPTNVMGSTKRLAEMVLQALSRESGPVLFADKDAVHHVNKTRFTMVRFGNVLGSSGSVIPRFYAQIRRGGPVTVTHPNITRYFMTIPEAAQLVIQAGSMGQGGDVFVLDMAEPVKILDLAEKMIHLSGLSVRSEKNPHGDIAIEFSGLRPGEKLYEELLIGDNVSPTDHPMIMRANEEHLSWDSLKTTLAALLEAVEQDDYTRVRQLLRETVSGYAPEGEIVDWIYQQRRIET, from the coding sequence ATGCAAGTGATCACCGATGTGGTGTTAGTTTGGACTGCTTTGTGGCTTGCCTTTCTTGTGCGCCTTGGCACCGACAATCTGATTCATCCTTGGGGGGGGCACCTTTGGTTGTTTGTTGCCGCTCCCGTGATTGCTATCCCGCTGTTCGTTAAGTTTGGTATGTATCGGGCAGTAATGCGCTATTTCGGTAACGATGCGCTGCTCGTTATTGCCAAGGCTGTTACCCTGTCTGCCCTTTTACTTTCTCTGGTCGTGTATTGGTACCGTGATGCGCCGCTAACTGTACCGCGCTCACTGGTGTTCATCTATTGGTGGCTGAGTTTGATCCTGCTCGGCGGGTTACGTCTGGTAATGCGTCAGTATTTTATGGGCGATTGGTTCTCAGCCAGCCAGACCATGCCGTTTATGAACCGTGATGACGGTTTGCCTAAGGTGGCGATCTACGGTGCCGGTGCCGCCGGTAACCAGTTGGTGGGGGCCCTGCGTATGGGGCGCGCAATGCGTCCGGTGGCATTCATTGATGACGATAGCGGTATTGCCGGTCGTGTAATTGCCGGTCTGCGAGTGTTCAAACCCAAGCATATTCAGCAGTTGATCGATGAAACTGGGGCGCAAGAGATATTGCTGGCGATCCCCTCCGCCTCCCGCGGGCGACGGCGCGAGGTGTTGGAGTTTCTTGAACAGTTTCCACTGCACGTGCGCAGCATACCGGGCTTCATGGATCTGGCCAGCGGGAGGGTGCAGGTCGATGACATCCAGGAAGTGGATATCACCGACTTGCTCGGTCGAGATGCAGTTCCGCCGCGACAGGAGTTATTCGAGCGGTGTATTCGTGGTCAGACCGTCATGGTGACCGGCGCGGGAGGTTCGATTGGCTCCGAGTTGTGCCGCCAGATCATGGCGAGTGCGCCCACAACGCTGCTGCTGCTCGAGCACAGTGAGTTCAACCTGTACAGCATTCATGCCGAGCTTGAGCAACGGATCGAGCGTGAGTCCTTGCCGCTAAGGTTGGTGCCGATTCTGGGCTCCATCCGCAATCCGGATCGGCTGCTGGACATTATGCGGACTTGGCAGGTGAACACTGTCTACCATGCTGCGGCATACAAGCATGTGCCAATGGTGGAGCACAACATCGCCGAGGGAGTTCTGAATAATGTCATGGGCACTTTGTACACCGCACAAGCGGCAGTGAGGGCCGGCGTCGAGCACTTCGTGCTGATTTCCACCGACAAGGCGGTGCGACCCACCAATGTGATGGGCAGCACCAAGCGCCTGGCTGAAATGGTTCTGCAGGCACTAAGCCGGGAATCGGGTCCGGTACTGTTTGCAGACAAGGACGCTGTCCATCACGTCAACAAGACACGTTTCACTATGGTGCGTTTCGGCAATGTGCTGGGCTCCTCGGGGTCCGTGATTCCGCGTTTCTATGCGCAAATTCGTCGTGGTGGGCCAGTGACAGTCACGCATCCAAATATCACCCGTTACTTCATGACCATTCCAGAGGCCGCTCAGCTGGTGATTCAAGCCGGCTCAATGGGGCAGGGCGGGGATGTGTTCGTGTTGGATATGGCTGAGCCCGTGAAGATCCTCGATTTGGCGGAAAAGATGATTCATCTTTCTGGTCTCAGTGTGCGTTCGGAGAAGAATCCTCATGGGGATATCGCTATCGAGTTCAGCGGCTTGCGTCCTGGCGAGAAGCTGTACGAGGAACTGCTGATTGGCGATAACGTCAGTCCGACCGATCACCCGATGATCATGCGGGCCAACGAGGAACACCTGTCTTGGGATTCTCTCAAGACAACGCTGGCAGCCTTGCTCGAGGCCGTAGAGCAGGACGATTACACCAGAGTGCGCCAGTTGCTGCGGGAGACGGTCAGCGGTTATGCCCCAGAAGGGGAAATCGTCGACTGGATATATCAGCAGCGTCGGATCGAGACCTGA